From a region of the Halomonas sp. HL-93 genome:
- the guaB gene encoding IMP dehydrogenase yields MLRMAQEALTFDDVLLLPGFSDVLPKDVSLKTRLTRHLTLNIPLVSAAMDTVTEARLAIAMAQEGGIGIIHKSMAMTQQAAEVRKVKKHESVIVKDPVTVSPKAKLEDLLAMAREYGFSGFPVVEGETLVGIVTERDMRFQPNHGDSVEAIMTPRERLITVKEGTDLETSKAKMREHRIEKMLIVDDAFHLRGLVTFQDIEKARTYPMAAKDSDGRLLVGAAVGTGPETPDRVAALAEAGVDVIIVDTAHGHSQGVIERVRWIKEHFPAIQVIGGNIATAAAAKALADAGADGVKVGIGPGSICTTRVVAGVGVPQITAVSNVAEALKELDVPVIADGGIRYSGDLAKAIAAGASAVMVGGLLAGTEEAPGEVELYQGRTYKAYRGMGSMGAMSQNQGSADRYFQDKSEGAEKLVPEGIEGRVPYKGMMSAIVHQMMGGLRASMGYTGCRDIQEMRTKPEFVQITGAGFNESHVHDVQITKEAPNYRVS; encoded by the coding sequence ATGCTACGTATGGCCCAAGAAGCACTTACGTTCGACGACGTACTCCTCCTGCCCGGCTTCTCCGACGTTCTCCCCAAGGATGTGAGCCTTAAAACCCGCCTGACTCGCCATCTCACCCTCAATATTCCGCTGGTTTCCGCTGCAATGGATACGGTAACCGAAGCGCGTCTGGCGATTGCGATGGCACAGGAAGGCGGCATTGGCATTATCCATAAAAGTATGGCGATGACCCAGCAAGCCGCTGAAGTGCGCAAGGTGAAAAAGCACGAAAGCGTGATTGTAAAAGACCCGGTCACCGTCAGCCCCAAAGCCAAGCTCGAAGACCTGTTGGCCATGGCGCGCGAATACGGTTTTTCTGGCTTCCCGGTGGTTGAAGGCGAAACCCTGGTGGGCATTGTGACCGAGCGCGATATGCGTTTCCAGCCCAACCACGGCGACAGCGTTGAAGCGATCATGACGCCCCGCGAGCGGCTGATTACCGTCAAGGAAGGCACCGATCTCGAAACCAGCAAAGCCAAAATGCGCGAACACCGCATCGAAAAAATGCTGATCGTTGACGACGCCTTCCACCTGCGTGGCTTGGTGACCTTCCAGGATATCGAAAAAGCCCGCACCTACCCGATGGCCGCCAAAGACAGCGACGGCCGCTTGCTAGTGGGTGCGGCGGTAGGCACCGGCCCGGAAACCCCGGACCGCGTCGCAGCCCTCGCCGAAGCCGGCGTGGATGTGATCATTGTGGATACCGCCCACGGCCACTCCCAAGGCGTGATTGAGCGCGTTCGCTGGATCAAAGAGCATTTCCCGGCCATTCAAGTGATTGGCGGTAACATCGCCACTGCCGCGGCCGCCAAAGCACTGGCCGACGCCGGTGCGGATGGCGTTAAAGTCGGCATTGGCCCGGGTTCTATCTGCACCACCCGCGTTGTTGCAGGTGTTGGCGTGCCGCAAATCACCGCGGTTTCCAATGTGGCGGAAGCACTGAAAGAGTTAGACGTACCGGTGATCGCCGACGGCGGCATCCGCTACTCCGGCGATTTGGCCAAAGCGATTGCGGCGGGCGCCAGTGCAGTGATGGTCGGTGGCCTGTTGGCCGGCACCGAAGAAGCCCCCGGCGAAGTCGAGCTTTATCAGGGCCGTACCTACAAAGCCTACCGCGGTATGGGCTCCATGGGGGCGATGTCGCAGAATCAAGGCAGCGCCGACCGCTACTTCCAGGATAAGAGCGAAGGCGCTGAAAAACTGGTGCCGGAAGGCATTGAAGGCCGCGTTCCTTATAAAGGCATGATGAGCGCTATCGTTCATCAGATGATGGGCGGCCTACGCGCCTCCATGGGCTACACCGGCTGCCGCGATATCCAGGAAATGCGTACCAAGCCCGAATTCGTCCAAATTACCGGCGCTGGCTTTAACGAGTCCCACGTCCACGACGTGCAGATCACCAAAGAAGCCCCCAATTACCGGGTGAGCTAA
- the guaA gene encoding glutamine-hydrolyzing GMP synthase: MSDIHAHKILILDFGSQYTQLIARRVREIGVYSEVRAFDITEEEIREYNPNGIILAGGPESVTELDSPRAPKCAFEMGLPVLGICYGMQTMAEQLGGSVAGSNQSEFGYAQIQIDADNALFNGIKDHVDAATGKALLDVWMSHGDKVAEVPAQFTVTASTPSCPIAAMAWEDKQFYGVQFHPEVTHTLQGQRILEHFVLDICKAEKLWTPAQIIEDQVQRVREQVGDRHVLLGLSGGVDSSVVAALLHKAIGTQLTCVFVDNGLLRKAEGDQVMETFAKHMGVKVIRVDAEDLFLGKLKGENDPELKRKIIGNTFIDVFDEEASKIEGVDFLAQGTIYPDVIESAASKTGKAHVIKSHHNVGGLPETMKLKLVEPLRELFKDEVRKLGLELGLPYDMVYRHPFPGPGLGVRILGEVKKEYADILREADAIFIEELRNSGWYEKTSQAFAVFLPVKSVGVVGDGRRYEWVIALRAVETIDFMTARWAHLPYELLEKVSNRIINELAGVSRVTYDVSSKPPATIEWE; encoded by the coding sequence ATGAGTGACATTCACGCCCATAAGATTCTGATTCTCGACTTTGGCTCCCAGTACACCCAACTGATCGCCCGCCGGGTGCGCGAGATCGGCGTTTATTCCGAAGTCCGCGCCTTCGATATCACCGAAGAAGAGATCCGTGAGTACAACCCCAACGGCATTATCCTTGCCGGTGGGCCGGAATCCGTGACCGAATTGGACTCACCGCGCGCACCTAAGTGCGCGTTTGAGATGGGCCTGCCGGTGTTGGGTATCTGCTACGGCATGCAGACCATGGCCGAGCAGCTGGGTGGCAGCGTGGCCGGTTCCAATCAGAGCGAGTTCGGCTACGCACAGATTCAAATCGACGCCGACAACGCGCTGTTCAACGGCATTAAAGACCACGTAGACGCCGCCACCGGCAAAGCGCTGCTGGACGTATGGATGAGCCACGGCGACAAGGTGGCCGAAGTGCCCGCCCAGTTCACCGTGACGGCCTCCACACCCAGCTGCCCGATTGCTGCCATGGCCTGGGAAGACAAGCAGTTCTACGGTGTGCAGTTCCACCCGGAAGTCACCCATACGCTGCAGGGCCAGCGCATTCTTGAGCACTTCGTGCTGGATATCTGTAAAGCCGAAAAACTCTGGACGCCCGCGCAAATCATCGAAGACCAGGTACAGCGTGTTCGCGAGCAGGTCGGCGACCGCCACGTACTGCTTGGCCTCTCCGGCGGCGTGGATTCGTCCGTCGTCGCCGCGCTGCTGCACAAAGCGATTGGCACCCAACTGACCTGCGTATTCGTCGATAACGGCCTGCTGCGCAAAGCGGAAGGCGACCAGGTAATGGAAACCTTCGCCAAGCACATGGGCGTGAAGGTCATTCGTGTGGACGCCGAAGACCTGTTCCTCGGTAAGCTGAAAGGCGAAAACGACCCGGAACTGAAGCGCAAGATCATCGGCAACACCTTTATCGACGTATTCGATGAAGAAGCTAGCAAAATTGAAGGCGTCGACTTCCTCGCCCAGGGCACCATCTACCCGGACGTGATCGAATCCGCGGCCTCCAAAACCGGCAAGGCCCACGTGATCAAATCTCACCACAACGTCGGCGGCCTGCCGGAAACCATGAAGCTCAAGCTGGTCGAGCCGCTGCGCGAACTGTTCAAGGACGAAGTCCGCAAACTCGGCCTGGAACTCGGCCTGCCCTACGACATGGTCTACCGCCACCCCTTCCCGGGGCCAGGCCTGGGCGTGCGTATTCTGGGTGAAGTCAAAAAAGAATACGCCGACATCCTCCGCGAAGCCGACGCCATCTTCATCGAAGAGCTGCGCAACTCCGGCTGGTACGAAAAAACCAGCCAGGCATTCGCCGTGTTCCTGCCGGTGAAATCCGTAGGCGTCGTCGGCGACGGCCGCCGTTACGAATGGGTCATCGCGCTACGCGCGGTAGAAACCATCGACTTCATGACCGCCCGCTGGGCCCACCTGCCCTATGAGCTGCTGGAGAAGGTCTCTAACCGTATTATCAATGAGTTGGCTGGGGTTTCGCGGGTGACTTATGATGTCTCCAGTAAGCCGCCTGCTACTATTGAGTGGGAGTGA